Proteins encoded in a region of the Deefgea piscis genome:
- a CDS encoding class I SAM-dependent methyltransferase: protein MLHAVPFGYQVKQLPVAVAGGADLNIRALLDRQQFYDPLGEAEAAGISEACWPLFGQIWPSSQKLADLMQSYDLAGRRVLEIGCGLALASMVIHRRLGDITASDCHPLTEQFLTANLQLNTLPKLKYCTGNWGRINDDLGEFDLIIGSDVLYERGHPEVLAAFIDQHAAATAEILIIDPNRSNRSAFHKQMALRGFSLHETMLTQALNDGSAYRGRLLQYLR from the coding sequence ATGCTCCATGCTGTTCCGTTTGGCTATCAAGTCAAACAACTCCCCGTTGCCGTCGCTGGCGGGGCTGATCTCAATATTCGCGCTTTACTCGATCGACAACAATTTTATGACCCTCTGGGTGAAGCTGAAGCCGCAGGGATTTCTGAAGCCTGCTGGCCTTTATTTGGGCAAATTTGGCCTTCATCACAAAAACTCGCCGACTTAATGCAAAGCTATGATTTAGCTGGCCGTCGTGTACTGGAAATCGGCTGCGGCTTGGCACTGGCGAGTATGGTGATTCATCGTCGGCTCGGCGATATTACCGCTAGCGATTGCCATCCACTCACCGAGCAATTTCTAACAGCCAATTTACAGCTCAATACCCTGCCAAAATTAAAATATTGCACCGGTAACTGGGGACGTATCAATGATGATTTAGGCGAATTTGATCTGATTATTGGCAGCGACGTGCTCTACGAGCGTGGACATCCTGAAGTGTTGGCAGCCTTTATCGATCAACATGCCGCAGCCACCGCCGAAATTTTAATTATCGATCCCAATCGCAGTAATCGTAGCGCCTTTCATAAGCAAATGGCCCTGCGTGGCTTTAGCCTGCACGAAACCATGCTGACCCAAGCGCTCAATGACGGTAGCGCCTATCGTGGCCGACTTCTACAGTATCTGCGTTAA
- a CDS encoding substrate-binding periplasmic protein, which translates to MPRILLFTLTLFFAACSFAAPQEIELANGEWPPLLGANLPQYGYASQIVSRAFALENIQVKYQFYPWKRSLDVARSGKVNGSLLWVDNAERRQDFLYSDPVYRSKVVLFFHRDRPIYWSHLKDLKGHRLGLTHGYFYGEALTQLIQSQQLQSDIGNNDAQNFAKLLAKRIDAFPCEEAVGMHLIRHNLGSKALEQLNISTQIIHEEPMYLLISRKTPNAELLLQRFNQGLAKMQASGELNAILKAAQLR; encoded by the coding sequence ATGCCGCGCATTTTATTGTTTACTCTGACGCTATTTTTTGCGGCTTGCAGCTTTGCAGCGCCACAAGAGATTGAGCTTGCCAATGGCGAATGGCCACCATTACTCGGCGCAAACCTGCCGCAATATGGCTACGCCAGCCAAATTGTCAGCCGCGCTTTTGCCCTAGAAAACATTCAGGTGAAATATCAATTTTATCCATGGAAAAGATCGCTCGATGTGGCACGCAGTGGCAAGGTGAATGGCAGCCTACTCTGGGTTGATAATGCAGAACGCCGACAAGATTTTTTATACAGCGACCCGGTGTATCGCAGCAAAGTCGTGTTGTTTTTTCATCGTGATCGACCAATTTATTGGTCGCATCTCAAGGATTTAAAAGGCCATCGGCTGGGACTGACGCATGGGTATTTTTATGGGGAAGCATTAACTCAACTCATACAAAGCCAACAACTACAAAGTGATATTGGCAATAACGATGCACAAAACTTTGCCAAACTCCTCGCGAAACGCATCGATGCTTTTCCTTGCGAAGAGGCGGTCGGCATGCACCTCATTCGTCACAATTTAGGCAGCAAAGCCTTAGAGCAACTCAATATCAGCACACAAATTATTCATGAAGAGCCCATGTATTTATTGATTAGCCGAAAGACACCCAATGCCGAGCTCTTGCTGCAACGCTTTAATCAAGGCCTGGCCAAAATGCAAGCGAGCGGGGAATTAAACGCGATTTTAAAGGCCGCCCAACTGCGTTAA
- a CDS encoding NAD(P)H-dependent oxidoreductase, translated as MSRILIINAAKEFGHSKGQLNQTLSDLAQTTLQAQGHEVQASHIDQGYVVADEVNKILWADTLIYQMPAWWMGAPWILKKYIDEVFTAGHGVLYHSDGRSRSNPEQKYGSGGLLQGKTYLLSVTWNAPMTAFTEQNDFFAGAGVDAVYLPFHKANEFLGMSALPTFICTDVIKQPDIAGDFLRYQQHLQQYLA; from the coding sequence ATGTCACGGATTTTGATTATTAATGCGGCAAAAGAATTTGGGCATTCTAAGGGGCAATTGAATCAAACCTTGAGTGACCTTGCCCAAACCACCTTGCAAGCGCAAGGGCATGAAGTGCAAGCGAGCCATATTGATCAAGGGTATGTGGTTGCAGATGAGGTTAATAAAATCCTGTGGGCCGATACCCTCATTTATCAAATGCCGGCTTGGTGGATGGGGGCGCCGTGGATTTTAAAAAAATACATCGATGAAGTTTTTACTGCGGGGCATGGCGTGCTGTATCACAGCGATGGCCGTTCTCGCTCAAATCCGGAGCAAAAATATGGTTCGGGTGGATTATTGCAAGGCAAAACCTATCTGCTATCAGTCACTTGGAATGCACCAATGACTGCCTTTACCGAGCAGAATGATTTTTTTGCCGGTGCTGGCGTTGATGCGGTGTATTTACCATTTCATAAGGCCAATGAGTTTTTGGGAATGAGCGCACTGCCAACGTTTATTTGTACTGATGTGATTAAGCAGCCGGATATTGCTGGCGACTTTTTGCGCTATCAACAGCATTTACAGCAGTATCTTGCTTAG
- a CDS encoding P-II family nitrogen regulator, protein MTFHTRTLLTIVTEAVLENDLIALFEARSIRGWTIVAARGNGEHGEKHGNFDANENIQIELIIDTRQAEQLALAVHHQFGAHFALVQWLSEVRVLRGDKF, encoded by the coding sequence ATGACTTTCCATACCCGAACACTACTGACCATCGTCACCGAAGCGGTACTTGAAAATGATTTAATCGCTTTATTTGAAGCCAGATCGATTCGCGGCTGGACAATTGTTGCCGCACGCGGCAACGGAGAACACGGCGAAAAACATGGCAATTTTGATGCCAATGAAAATATTCAAATTGAACTCATCATCGACACGCGACAAGCTGAACAATTGGCCCTAGCAGTGCATCATCAATTTGGCGCACATTTTGCTCTGGTTCAATGGCTCAGTGAAGTGCGGGTATTGCGTGGTGATAAATTTTAG
- a CDS encoding sodium-dependent bicarbonate transport family permease — MQIDPVVLFFLLGLAAGLAKSDLKLPSALYETLSVFLLLAIGIKGGLILAKQPILTLLPQALLVIFMGALIPLLIYPLLRLKLSQVDAASMVAHYGSVSVVTYAVGVAFLAQKQISFEPQTTLFLVLLEMPALMIGVVLARLGPNAAQSGHGWRKLLHEVFLGKSMVLLMGGLLIGALAGPEGIKPLDMLYIDLFKPVLTLFLLEMGLVVAGKMGILRQQGLLVLSIGIVLPLLLSWIGIGFGLLMGLSLGGLTLMAILAASASYIAAPAAMRMALPQANPALSLGAALGVTFPFNILVGVPLYHQFAGYAA; from the coding sequence ATGCAAATCGATCCCGTTGTGCTGTTCTTCTTGCTTGGCTTGGCCGCTGGCTTGGCAAAATCCGATTTAAAACTGCCTAGTGCACTGTATGAAACACTATCGGTTTTTTTATTACTCGCCATCGGTATTAAAGGCGGCTTAATTCTCGCCAAACAACCGATTTTGACCCTATTACCGCAAGCCCTGCTCGTCATCTTTATGGGGGCGCTGATTCCATTACTGATCTATCCGCTACTTCGCCTCAAACTCAGCCAAGTCGATGCGGCGAGTATGGTGGCGCATTATGGTTCGGTGTCTGTCGTCACTTATGCTGTTGGCGTGGCTTTTCTGGCGCAAAAACAGATTAGCTTTGAGCCACAAACCACTTTATTTTTAGTGCTACTTGAAATGCCCGCGCTGATGATTGGCGTTGTGCTGGCGCGACTGGGCCCCAATGCCGCCCAATCGGGTCATGGCTGGCGCAAACTATTGCATGAAGTCTTTCTTGGTAAAAGCATGGTGCTACTGATGGGCGGTTTACTCATTGGCGCTTTGGCGGGGCCAGAAGGCATCAAGCCGCTGGATATGTTGTATATCGATTTATTCAAGCCGGTATTAACGCTGTTTTTACTCGAAATGGGCTTAGTCGTTGCCGGTAAAATGGGGATTTTACGCCAGCAAGGTTTGCTGGTGCTCAGTATCGGGATTGTTTTACCGCTACTGCTCAGCTGGATCGGCATTGGTTTTGGCTTGTTAATGGGGCTCTCATTGGGCGGCTTAACCTTGATGGCGATTTTGGCGGCTTCGGCATCGTATATTGCAGCACCAGCGGCGATGCGCATGGCGTTACCCCAAGCCAATCCGGCATTGTCGCTCGGCGCGGCGCTTGGCGTAACGTTTCCGTTTAATATCCTCGTGGGCGTACCGCTGTATCATCAATTTGCTGGCTATGCGGCTTAA
- a CDS encoding PEP-CTERM sorting domain-containing protein → MRNILIALLLSAPALAQANLVQDGSFEETVVPNGTWNVFSSVGTGGVWKSISGSGIEIQRNVTGPASHLAQFVELDSHKNSAMAQSIGTAAGTNYSLNFDFTARPNTTAATNGLQAFWINSLGAGATTASILAAATAGNMIADLHPNTVTSNTWKTFSHNVVGSGTGYSYLVFKAAGTSDSYGTYLDNVNLSVAPVPEPETYALMGIGLAGLLAARRRKQQQSH, encoded by the coding sequence ATGCGTAACATTCTGATTGCTTTACTTTTATCTGCACCTGCTCTAGCGCAGGCCAATTTAGTACAAGATGGCAGTTTTGAAGAAACTGTCGTTCCGAACGGAACTTGGAACGTATTTTCCAGCGTCGGTACTGGCGGTGTTTGGAAAAGCATCTCAGGCTCTGGAATTGAAATCCAACGCAATGTTACTGGTCCTGCATCCCATCTTGCTCAATTTGTAGAGCTAGACAGCCATAAAAACAGTGCCATGGCGCAATCGATCGGCACAGCAGCCGGAACAAATTACAGTTTAAATTTTGATTTTACCGCCCGCCCAAACACCACCGCCGCTACCAATGGCTTACAAGCATTTTGGATTAACTCGCTAGGTGCAGGTGCAACTACCGCCAGCATTCTTGCGGCAGCAACAGCAGGCAATATGATTGCCGATTTACACCCAAATACGGTGACAAGCAATACTTGGAAAACTTTTAGTCACAATGTAGTTGGTAGCGGCACTGGTTATAGTTATTTAGTATTTAAAGCCGCCGGTACATCCGACAGCTATGGCACTTATCTAGATAACGTCAATCTCAGTGTTGCCCCAGTTCCTGAACCAGAAACCTACGCCTTAATGGGCATTGGCTTGGCTGGCCTGCTGGCAGCACGCCGCCGGAAACAACAGCAATCGCACTAA
- a CDS encoding TFIIB-type zinc ribbon-containing protein produces MNCTGCGAALPVDQLVCSYCGLYNAVDLLAIRDFKILAEHSELLCPNQCGDLQLLQLGAQHTTVGHCPSCKGLHFAPGALPIVLDHVAAQVREINHGRIRQIIIERIKPEVVRYKPCPACNKMMNRRAFSRHIAVIVDECREHGVWLDGGEFSILAEWMEAGGQQYVLAETERQARIDAANGQVDAIRYAADSSQPSETAQSIDDFFRSPKPNASFSENVPAWCVGVVLTLLLFFLLGLSWPVYLLALATGIAWHWR; encoded by the coding sequence ATGAATTGCACCGGATGCGGCGCGGCACTACCCGTTGACCAACTCGTTTGCAGCTATTGCGGCTTATATAATGCCGTTGATTTACTGGCCATCCGCGATTTCAAAATACTGGCTGAGCACAGTGAATTACTTTGCCCCAATCAATGTGGTGATCTGCAACTACTGCAATTAGGCGCACAACACACCACGGTCGGCCATTGCCCCAGTTGTAAAGGGCTGCATTTTGCCCCCGGCGCATTGCCGATCGTGCTCGATCATGTGGCAGCGCAAGTTCGCGAAATCAATCATGGGCGAATTCGCCAAATCATCATTGAGCGCATCAAACCTGAAGTCGTGCGCTACAAACCTTGCCCTGCCTGCAATAAAATGATGAATCGCCGGGCCTTTAGCCGGCACATCGCGGTGATTGTCGATGAATGCCGCGAGCATGGTGTATGGCTCGATGGTGGCGAATTTAGTATTTTGGCCGAATGGATGGAAGCCGGCGGCCAACAATATGTACTGGCAGAAACCGAACGCCAAGCCAGAATCGACGCCGCCAATGGTCAAGTCGATGCGATTCGCTACGCCGCCGACTCATCCCAGCCCAGCGAAACCGCACAAAGCATCGACGATTTTTTCCGCTCGCCCAAGCCCAACGCATCATTCAGCGAGAATGTACCCGCATGGTGTGTTGGCGTCGTTTTAACCCTCTTGCTGTTCTTTTTACTCGGGCTGAGCTGGCCGGTTTATTTACTGGCACTCGCCACTGGCATCGCGTGGCATTGGCGCTAA
- a CDS encoding pyridoxal-phosphate-dependent aminotransferase family protein, translated as MPMSTLLKPSIQPFFPPQRTLMGPGPSDVYPSVLAAQAKPTLGHLDPVFVGMMDEVKSLLQYAFQTQNEMTLAVSAPGSAGMEACFVNLVEPGEKVIVCRNGVFGERMRQNVERVGAIAVLVDSEWGLPVDPNAVEAALQANPDAKFLAFVHAETSTGARSDAQALCALAKQYGCLSIVDAVTSLGGIELRVDEWGIDAIYSGSQKCLSCVPGLSPLSFSPAAVEKLKARKTPVQSWFLDQTLVMAYWGNGGGKRSYHHTAPVNALYALHESLRLLAEEGLEAAWARHAAMHLELRDGLEKLGIEFVVPENARLPQLNAVFIPAGVDDAAVRSQLLQDYNLEIGAGLGALAGKAWRIGLMGYAARRENIALLLQALGHVLAKK; from the coding sequence ATGCCGATGTCAACACTGCTTAAGCCCAGCATTCAACCTTTTTTTCCTCCACAACGTACCTTAATGGGGCCGGGGCCTTCTGATGTTTATCCTTCGGTATTGGCAGCTCAAGCCAAACCAACGCTAGGGCATTTAGATCCGGTGTTTGTTGGCATGATGGATGAAGTAAAGTCGTTGTTGCAGTATGCATTTCAAACTCAAAACGAAATGACTTTGGCGGTTTCTGCGCCGGGTTCGGCGGGGATGGAGGCGTGTTTTGTTAACTTGGTTGAGCCGGGCGAAAAAGTCATCGTTTGTCGCAATGGCGTATTTGGCGAACGAATGCGGCAAAACGTTGAGCGGGTCGGGGCGATTGCTGTTTTGGTTGATAGCGAATGGGGATTGCCGGTCGATCCCAATGCCGTAGAAGCCGCACTGCAGGCCAATCCAGATGCGAAGTTTTTGGCGTTTGTTCACGCTGAAACGTCAACCGGCGCACGATCCGATGCTCAAGCGCTGTGCGCTTTGGCCAAGCAATATGGCTGCTTGAGTATTGTGGATGCCGTCACGTCGCTCGGTGGGATTGAATTGCGCGTCGACGAATGGGGAATTGACGCGATTTATTCGGGCAGCCAAAAATGTCTATCCTGCGTGCCGGGCTTGTCACCACTGTCGTTTTCACCTGCCGCGGTCGAAAAACTTAAAGCGCGTAAAACGCCAGTACAAAGTTGGTTTCTCGATCAAACCTTGGTGATGGCCTACTGGGGAAATGGGGGCGGCAAGCGCAGCTATCACCATACCGCACCAGTGAATGCTTTATATGCTTTACACGAGTCTTTGCGTTTATTGGCCGAAGAAGGCTTAGAAGCCGCTTGGGCGCGGCACGCGGCCATGCATCTTGAATTGCGCGATGGTTTAGAAAAACTCGGTATTGAATTTGTCGTGCCGGAAAATGCGCGGTTGCCACAACTGAATGCGGTGTTTATTCCGGCTGGGGTAGATGATGCTGCGGTGCGGAGCCAGTTGCTGCAAGACTATAATTTAGAGATCGGCGCAGGTCTTGGCGCTTTGGCTGGAAAAGCATGGCGAATTGGTTTGATGGGCTATGCGGCGCGGCGTGAAAACATTGCTTTATTACTACAAGCATTGGGTCATGTTTTAGCCAAAAAATAA
- a CDS encoding DUF2061 domain-containing protein — translation MAKTITFAMVHFTVAFSVAYLITGSLGMAGFLALIEPMVNTVAYFFHEKAWDAYRLGRGQSAAQSAEPTAIDSGHAAA, via the coding sequence ATGGCGAAGACGATTACTTTTGCAATGGTGCATTTTACCGTGGCATTTAGCGTGGCGTATTTGATTACCGGCAGTTTAGGTATGGCGGGCTTTTTGGCTTTGATTGAGCCGATGGTCAATACCGTAGCGTATTTTTTCCATGAAAAAGCATGGGATGCTTACCGCTTGGGGCGCGGCCAATCTGCAGCCCAGAGCGCCGAGCCAACAGCAATCGACTCTGGCCATGCCGCAGCATAA
- a CDS encoding histidine kinase N-terminal 7TM domain-containing protein, protein MNWPAFVLFSCAIFTLALALLTARRNAFPAKFYYVCMLLASAWWSGAAGMENWQTAPADKILWAKLAWLGIVTVPCYWTLFVWAYVKGDNRRPTWLGQLALWLMPLLTCLIAFTNDQHHWLYVSTLPVSDAPGAAIRYLHGPWFYLCALYLYGYMTLSMLVIINALARANALYRQHYLGLAIAMAIPWLANAAHLTGLVTLFDFDPTPFSFLIMGGIFYWLITHRQWFDLLPIAHDVLFDAIPDAVLVINDQQQIARLNHAARALPNMPANAIGLPLKLLPYFGNLLPTLWDRLLPVEFELQLDDAYYDLRSVTIYYLQQPIGLLLVLRNITHHKHNQLALQQALISLEAQLESNAQLQQQLHQAAILDPLTNLHNRRFLDEVTPSLLRHSTQQQQTISLVMIDLDHFKTINDHYGHSAGDEVLRHMAQLLRRYSRQTDLLFRLGGEEFLVIFPDTSAAQALRLTEVWREQLLAQPALVHGTPMPVTFSAGIVEVAYASNTFDTAIAYADMALYRAKDAGRNRSELASPKNKIAIQPLSTPVMFD, encoded by the coding sequence ATGAATTGGCCGGCGTTTGTATTATTCAGCTGCGCGATTTTTACGCTTGCATTGGCGCTATTGACTGCGCGGCGTAATGCATTTCCTGCAAAATTCTATTATGTTTGCATGCTGCTCGCTTCCGCATGGTGGAGTGGCGCAGCAGGGATGGAAAACTGGCAAACTGCGCCAGCAGATAAAATTCTATGGGCCAAACTCGCTTGGCTAGGCATCGTTACGGTGCCTTGCTATTGGACGCTATTTGTTTGGGCTTACGTCAAAGGCGATAATCGTCGCCCGACTTGGCTGGGCCAATTGGCGCTGTGGTTGATGCCGCTGCTGACTTGCTTGATTGCTTTTACCAATGATCAGCATCATTGGCTGTATGTGAGCACACTACCAGTGAGCGATGCACCGGGTGCCGCGATTCGCTATCTACATGGCCCATGGTTTTATTTATGCGCCTTGTACTTATACGGCTATATGACTTTGAGCATGTTGGTCATTATTAATGCCCTAGCGCGCGCCAATGCCTTGTATCGTCAGCATTATCTCGGGCTAGCCATCGCGATGGCGATTCCATGGCTGGCTAATGCCGCACATTTAACGGGCTTGGTTACGCTGTTTGATTTTGATCCGACCCCATTTAGTTTTTTAATCATGGGGGGGATTTTTTATTGGCTGATTACCCATCGGCAATGGTTTGATTTATTGCCGATCGCGCATGATGTGTTATTTGATGCCATCCCCGACGCCGTTTTGGTGATTAATGATCAGCAGCAAATCGCTAGATTGAATCACGCCGCGCGAGCGTTGCCGAATATGCCGGCCAATGCAATTGGTCTGCCGCTCAAACTATTGCCTTATTTCGGCAATTTATTACCGACTTTATGGGATCGTTTACTCCCGGTTGAGTTTGAGCTGCAATTGGACGATGCGTATTACGATTTGCGCTCGGTCACTATTTATTATTTGCAGCAGCCGATTGGCTTATTGCTGGTGCTGCGTAATATCACTCACCATAAACATAATCAGCTGGCTTTACAGCAGGCGTTGATTTCACTCGAAGCGCAACTGGAATCCAACGCGCAACTGCAGCAGCAGCTGCATCAAGCGGCGATTCTTGATCCATTGACCAATTTGCATAATCGGCGCTTTCTGGATGAAGTCACCCCTAGCTTACTCAGGCATAGCACGCAACAGCAGCAAACCATTAGCTTGGTGATGATCGATTTAGATCACTTTAAAACCATTAATGATCACTATGGGCATAGTGCAGGCGACGAAGTTTTACGGCATATGGCGCAATTATTACGCCGCTATAGCCGGCAAACTGATCTGCTATTTCGTTTGGGCGGCGAGGAGTTTTTAGTTATTTTTCCAGATACCAGCGCCGCGCAAGCCTTGCGACTGACTGAAGTTTGGCGTGAACAATTACTCGCTCAGCCTGCTTTAGTGCATGGCACACCAATGCCGGTGACTTTCTCGGCAGGGATTGTCGAGGTTGCTTATGCCAGCAATACCTTTGATACCGCCATCGCTTATGCTGATATGGCCTTGTATCGGGCCAAAGATGCCGGTCGCAATCGCAGTGAATTGGCTAGCCCTAAAAATAAAATCGCCATTCAGCCTTTGAGCACTCCGGTAATGTTTGACTAA
- a CDS encoding cytochrome b: MLKNTRHSYGKVARLLHWLCAIAVITALACIELKGYFPKGDPWRDYLKMVHIQAGIMVFLLVIPRFIWRTANRSPQITPSPAPLIMKAADLTHWVLYALMFCMPILGVAFIQGFGKPVDFFGWILPTLFTMTPETAKDVKDVHEFLGNTLLWLVILHVGAGLWHQRIIKDDTMSRMIGPIRRDDE; this comes from the coding sequence ATGCTAAAAAACACTCGCCATAGCTATGGCAAAGTAGCTCGTCTATTGCATTGGCTCTGTGCCATCGCGGTGATTACGGCCTTGGCGTGTATTGAGCTGAAAGGCTATTTTCCCAAAGGTGATCCGTGGCGAGATTACTTAAAAATGGTGCATATTCAAGCGGGTATTATGGTTTTTTTGTTGGTGATTCCGCGCTTTATTTGGCGCACCGCCAATCGCTCGCCGCAGATTACGCCCAGCCCAGCACCCTTGATTATGAAAGCCGCGGATTTAACGCACTGGGTTTTATATGCGCTGATGTTTTGCATGCCGATTTTGGGCGTAGCCTTTATTCAAGGCTTTGGTAAGCCGGTAGATTTTTTCGGCTGGATTTTGCCAACGTTGTTCACCATGACCCCAGAAACCGCCAAAGACGTGAAAGACGTGCATGAATTTTTGGGTAATACGCTGTTGTGGTTAGTGATATTGCACGTCGGCGCTGGGTTGTGGCATCAACGCATTATTAAAGACGATACGATGAGTCGAATGATAGGGCCGATTCGGCGCGATGATGAGTGA
- a CDS encoding 3-deoxy-7-phosphoheptulonate synthase, giving the protein MNSQDLENINVTSFDAMPSPEELHARLPLSESAAQVVDAGREALKNILDRQDDRLIVVVGPCSIHDPVAGLEYARRLKALQAEVKDSLLLVMRVYFEKPRTTTGWKGYINDPFMDDSFQVDLGMEKARRFLLDVCELGLPTATEALDPISPQYLGDLIAWTAIGARTTESQTHREMSSGLSTPVGFKNGTDGDISIAINAILSASHPHSFLGLNGQGRVSIVRTRGNQYGHVVLRGGDGRPNYDTVSVAMAEQALKKAKLPCNIIVDCSHANSYKKPELQPLVMNDVINQVVNGSQALVGVMIESNLVVGNQKIPADLSQLIYGCSVTDGCIDWASTESMLRDAAQRLAAAKAARA; this is encoded by the coding sequence ATGAACAGCCAAGACTTAGAGAATATCAACGTCACTTCGTTTGACGCGATGCCCTCACCCGAAGAATTACATGCCCGTTTACCGCTTTCTGAATCCGCCGCCCAAGTGGTGGATGCTGGCCGTGAAGCCTTAAAAAACATTCTGGATCGACAAGATGATCGACTGATTGTGGTGGTTGGTCCTTGCTCGATTCATGATCCCGTTGCCGGTTTAGAATACGCGCGCCGTTTGAAAGCACTGCAAGCCGAAGTCAAAGACAGCTTATTGCTAGTGATGCGGGTTTATTTTGAAAAACCACGTACCACCACCGGTTGGAAAGGCTATATCAACGATCCATTTATGGATGATTCATTCCAAGTGGATTTGGGTATGGAAAAAGCGCGGCGCTTTTTGCTCGACGTATGCGAGCTAGGTTTGCCGACCGCCACCGAAGCGCTCGATCCAATCTCGCCACAATATTTGGGCGATTTAATTGCCTGGACGGCGATTGGCGCGCGCACCACCGAATCGCAAACGCATCGTGAAATGTCATCCGGCCTATCCACGCCAGTGGGTTTTAAAAATGGTACCGATGGCGATATTAGCATTGCGATTAATGCGATTTTATCTGCTTCGCACCCGCATTCATTCTTGGGTTTGAACGGCCAAGGCCGAGTATCGATTGTGCGCACGCGCGGCAATCAATACGGGCATGTGGTGCTGCGTGGCGGTGATGGTCGACCCAACTACGACACCGTATCGGTGGCGATGGCCGAGCAAGCGCTGAAAAAAGCTAAATTACCGTGCAATATCATCGTCGATTGCTCGCATGCCAATAGCTATAAAAAGCCGGAATTACAGCCACTAGTGATGAATGACGTGATTAATCAAGTCGTCAACGGTAGCCAAGCTTTGGTGGGTGTGATGATCGAGTCGAACTTGGTCGTTGGCAATCAAAAAATCCCCGCAGATTTATCGCAATTGATTTACGGCTGCTCGGTCACCGATGGTTGTATTGATTGGGCCAGTACCGAAAGTATGTTGCGCGATGCCGCGCAACGCTTGGCGGCCGCCAAAGCCGCTCGCGCTTAA